One genomic segment of Plasmodium vivax chromosome 9, whole genome shotgun sequence includes these proteins:
- a CDS encoding hypothetical protein, conserved (encoded by transcript PVX_092225A): MRGKVENKANAANKVNKANMENMPSEPNMANAPSGQSAPNNPLGEKPHGKNCQTEGSFAFSSGAKKKSCVMQGKNVQLKITPKLRSALEAEKKKKSCANQVQAERVPPFQELQTAEQHNHHQKHHQKGNKIFSFKKKEKKANTPGDKRNTICVEKNACKIRDEQGANTAADGQKSVSTFCTEEDSPITGERTHEKEKSEAGFKKNKKKETHAGNKKNTGKKYEDIVSKLWEYKNASLINFLKKIKREKFHSTAQILNEKYLERRKKKREHQGGKKKGAIYWEQRGSQSCDIGGNKNETLAVKVQRVNMQNDDCPLEGSHPRVGKNQNPNERHNFGQKRNSPSNVIQMEGENSNTFYETQNDQHYVKINSKQCTQGVDIDHDFFYSRSNPMGRKMPKEEVQSNHVSTSSKVKKFFLIFCNGCLVVFLGVSNNICGRMRNRVLNNFDSLTASYNAIAYVAIYLVLCIIYCKSRSITKEHWSYIYPCLSRHFKKRGKSADAREVDKKKEQPEQPEQLRDCTIDVREREAIKRKKKMMKLFYIHKKRIYEPLLEGSRGDVEAGGGSISGSVSGSISDSISGSMHNSRCSSRFSSPCCSGAGGHGDTPTGRRSAGRSNAQSGAANAGTKSSQGKDALAGEDNTIGSHSALCTSERLPHEKKESNDEKTHTRCRCSSGLVENSDAEGGYSFSKQDIKDILEHYQHDKPYDDTLRCRETTQNGVYSSVKKKWRDLGAYKYVVVIALFDIISNTLYFVSQLAIPLTILLLLNQLNFIFSIILSYFILKRKYNIHHALSVIIVIVGFLFFYIPYVYKENTVITKQTMVSYYMSTHFYLNVNDALHDSASYFNRFYHCNEPTCSTTSPFGIFASIIFCVLSILLTSYGGVLREIFFSEYVKGREKRHKAVSMRKGRRKCSPLCSAICAPELGVPQNGFCEMETEERTSSGESSKQGGKQTRRKESTMEDYPLFNKPTDADTNGYMIDVQELAVGPQRGDDEVLSGVSVSHANLIVDGVDSTERHFGSPCPMCGKGGGETGAPKGVLNIMEKEPLHNWVEVEKVTPKGAIVKRTKKGRKASDKMSVILLSFNISLIQICLLPMIIYFQLLFNKNKDVSYLLYIKDSIQCFSGHTMENNSNCKYSSGVYSLYIVVNAIFNLSVSSFYSNYSSAECFLILKSSTPLTLVVLYFYDFPFILESDKYFSIYFVISIVIVFTGVSYFFYQSIASERRRKRRKVAS; this comes from the coding sequence ATGAGGGGAAAGGTGGAAAATAAGGCAAATGCGGCAAATAAGGTAAATAAGGCAAATATGGAAAATATGCCAAGTGAGCCAAATATGGCAAATGCGCCGAGTGGGCAGAGCGCGCCAAATAACCCTTTGGGGGAGAAACCACACGGGAAGAACTGCCAAACGGAAGGCAGTTTTGCCTTCTCAagtggggcaaaaaaaaagagttgcGTCATGCAGGGAAAGAACGTCCAACTGAAAATAACCCCCAAGCTGAGATCAGCGTTggaggcggaaaaaaaaaaaaaaagttgtgcCAACCAAGTGCAAGCCGAACGAGTGCCGCCATTCCAGGAGCTACAAACTGCGGAACAACATAACCACCACCAAAAGCAtcaccaaaaagggaacaaaatatTCTCCtttaagaagaaagaaaaaaaggcaaacacgCCTGGTGACAAGAGAAACACTATTTGtgtagaaaaaaacgcatgtAAAATACGCGATGAGCAAGGAGCAAACACAGCAGCGGATGGTCAAAAAAGCGTAAGCACATTTTGCACGGAAGAGGATTCCCCCATAACAGGTGAACGAAcacacgaaaaggaaaaaagcgaagcaggctttaaaaaaaataaaaaaaaagaaacacatgctgggaataaaaaaaacacaggaAAGAAGTACGAAGATATTGTTTCAAAACTGTGGGAGTACAAAAATGCTTCTctgatcaattttttaaaaaaaattaaaagagaaaaatttcaCTCCACGGCCCAGATTCTTAACGAGAAGTACTTGgagagaagaaagaaaaagagggaacaccaagggggaaaaaaaaagggggccatTTACTGGGAACAAAGGGGAAGCCAAAGCTGCGACATCGGTGGAAATAAGAACGAAACGTTAGCGGTGAAGGTCCAACGGGTGAATATGCAGAATGATGATTGCCCCTTGGAGGGAAGCCACCCAAGAGTaggaaaaaatcaaaacCCTAATGAGAGGCACAATTTTggccaaaaaaggaatagcCCTTCCAACGTAATACAAATGGAAGGTGAAAATAGCAATACATTTTACGAAACACAAAATGACCAGCATTATGTGAAAATTAACAGCAAGCAATGCACACAAGGTGTTGATATAGACCATGACTTCTTTTACAGCAGGAGTAACCCCATGGGAAGAAAGATGCCCAAGGAAGAGGTGCAGTCCAACCATGTATCCACCAGCAGCAAGGTGAAAAagtttttcttaattttctGCAATGGGTGTTTAGTTGTATTCTTAGGGGTTAGCAATAACATATGCGGCAGGATGAGGAATAGGGTGCTGAACAATTTTGACAGCTTGACTGCTTCGTACAATGCTATAGCCTACGTGGCGATTTACTTGGTGCTGTGTATTATTTACTGCAAATCGAGGAGCATTACCAAGGAGCACTGGTCGTACATATATCCGTGCTTGAGTAGGCACTttaagaaaagggggaagagcgCTGATGCCAGAGAGGTagacaagaaaaaggagcagcCGGAGCAACCGGAGCAGCTGCGCGATTGTACCATTGACGTGAGGGAGCGGGAGGCCatcaagaggaagaagaaaatgatgaagcTGTTCTACATTCACAAGAAGAGGATATACGAGCCGCTGCTGGAGGGGAGCAGGGGCGACGTGGAGGCGGGGGGTGGCAGTATTAGCGGCAGTGTGAGCGGCAGTATAAGTGATAGCATAAGTGGAAGCATGCATAACAGCAGGTGCAGTAGCAGGTTCAGTAGCCCCTGTTGTAGCGGAGCGGGTGGTCATGGTGATACCCCCACGGGGCGTCGAAGTGCCGGCCGAAGCAACGCCCAGAGTGGAGCAGCCAATGCAGGGACAAAGTCAAGCCAGGGAAAAGACGCGCTAGCCGGGGAAGACAACACCATAGGCAGCCACAGCGCGCTATGCACAAGTGAGCGGCTCCCCCATGAGAAGAAAGAAtcaaatgatgaaaaaacgCACACTCGCTGCCGTTGTAGTAGTGGCCTTGTGGAGAACTCAGATGCGGAGGGAGGGTACTCATTCAGCAAGCAAGACATCAAGGACATACTGGAGCATTACCAACATGATAAACCGTATGATGATACCCTCCGCTGCAGAGAGACAACGCAAAATGGAGTGTATTCAAgtgtaaagaaaaagtggagaGATTTAGGGGCATACAAATACGTAGTCGTCATAGCCTTATTTGACATAATATCAAACACGTTGTATTTTGTATCCCAGCTAGCCATTCCGCTAACcatcctgctgctgctgaaccagttgaattttattttctccattATATTATCCTACTTTATTTTGAAGAGGAAATACAACATTCATCACGCGCTGTCAGTCATCATCGTGATTGTGggtttcctcttcttctacATTCCCTACGTGTATAAGGAGAACACAGTAATTACGAAGCAGACTATGGTCAGCTATTATATGAgcacccatttttacctaaATGTGAATGATGCGCTTCATGACAGTGCTAGCTATTTTAATAGGTTCTACCATTGTAATGAACCCACGTGCAGTACGACCTCCCCGTTTGGCATATTCGCATCTATCATTTTTTGCgtgctctccattttgctcacATCGTACGGTGGGGTGCTCAGGGAAATATTCTTCTCCGAGTATGTaaaggggagggagaagcgtcACAAGGCGGTCAGCATgaggaagggaagaaggaaatgcTCTCCATTGTGTAGTGCCATCTGCGCTCCGGAGCTGGGGGTACCACAGAATGGCTTCTGCGAAATGGAGACAGAAGAAAGGACATCCTCTGGGGAGAGCAGCAaacaggggggaaagcagACCCGAAGGAAAGAATCAACTATGGAGGActatcccctttttaataaacctACAGATGCGGATACAAATGGGTACATGATAGATGTGCAGGAGTTAGCGGTAGGaccccaaaggggggacgATGAAGTGTTAAGCGGAGTGTCTGTATCCCACGCGAATTTGATCGTTGACGGGGTGGATAGTACGGAGCGTCATTTCGGATCCCCCTGCCCCATGTGCGGGAAGGGTGGGGGAGAAACAGGTGCACCCAAGGGGGTACTCAACATTATGGAGAAGGAACCGCTTCACAACTGGGTCGAAGTAGAGAAGGTCACCCCCAAAGGGGCCATAGTGAAAAGAACGAAGAAAGGGAGAAAGGCCTCAGACAAAATGAGCGTCATCCTTTTATCCTTCAACATCTCGCTCATTCAAATTTGCTTACTCCCAATGATAATATACTTTCAACTTCTCTTTAACAAGAACAAGGATGTTTCTTACTTGCTATACATTAAGGATAGCATCCAGTGTTTTTCAGGCCATACGATGGAGAATAACTCCAACTGTAAATACTCGTCTGGTGTGTACAGCCTCTACATAGTGGTGAACGCTATATTCAATTTGAGCGTGTCTTCATTTTATAGCAATTACTCCTCAGCTGAGtgcttcctcattttgaagTCTTCCACTCCGCTCACTCTGGtcgttttgtatttttacGACTTTCCGTTTATCCTGGAGAGtgacaaatatttttccatttattttgtgaTCAGCATCGTGATCGTTTTTACAGGCGTGAGTTACTTCTTCTACCAGAGCATCGCCTCggagaggaggagaaaaagaagaaaagtgGCCTCGTAG
- a CDS encoding hypothetical protein, conserved (encoded by transcript PVX_092230A): MIKREHPEKRERAPNEPAYTERKKKKRRQKFNSSGGKYPNDLKSSLYNMCLNFAYSDIYQDYINRLSLNCQNNCDYDQIRRSPFIPREDFFKYYNFPLYDNNFELESEQFYEDEIWKNSDDDVSGVEEVGKYVLERYDAWRYKARTSRIKNIILGMPDRKGVVLPGGGGGGDSAAHRRDDHDDDGDDCDDDGAASTSYASQLFRVISQRKNCNPGADNHRGSGDSRVVKFQRRNEMLSESIRGYTHGGERKSCLEKVKRQVLSFCNKVYDARDPSFMSSLNIYFLNYHDIGKRKIKNAGNEDYICMVQNLAEAQADPLVGRYYKGVHMVQGQEQVQQAQKQMAQHRETHPHECVLTAPGGSHFKEEDPLHGQAKHSVDELADVQQEKWPQSSQKGENETGSAPSNGLSEQHGLELEGDRNGRRGDKKVRLSGNWDEAAKSGEPKRSASKNMKRLCSEEIEIYFKKVLKNEIINFNQKRINKRDRWNSLCQFVCSCIGASLTAQCYVDLPPISSSLDYALLLLLLLFCYLFIGLPILQMEYALGQLSQGCIINGLSFLKKKYRGVAIASLLISFCVLSRGVNDAVDTAIVVVSSVRKPLPWNLNQNQCEGIPLRGDCLRKGECIWVTASTGRNDALGGHPPERLFYPGQQFNILNAQMRSKRNRSMLSEIQPKGDHCTSDGTSEWHRFFSKDVKLVWKIGALFLITLTLYFLLRVEGMCLTQCLQYTFFLFFFVALFQIFVLSCELKSTSRVAISEEGTHPIDGHTNGSIFFSTDYFFYLNFEVIAKVCTLVLVSLNCSTGVNYLFSSYSNVGDNLFASAWYVVLGSFIGVATHMAHYYVCVQLLSSVPTGRGTLEVMMPPTCGGSPNSICSLPDLFSKRGDPINNFIVYMASLSRVNFQNMMSFTYFLCSLLALLTSSALHLKGIILVLKESRKFKGIKKKVITLFVIVGYCLLGLLYLSPFGHNANLIMNANLKGSLREKLYWLYFFNVDTLRTRLNKILHGRRRSYDLAKGEEHPFAVFLFQKLTIHWCFLMKFFIPQILLTIVLSNVLYNVHLCLHRGVKLVGLHSPNQYGLFAQGESAAHSYLRSSSNGEGESANLGAFSRGVPAAVGITPKGGVTFEGTYQDVLTKTASMGGAHTMKDTKRESSFGGCVHLIGAIAAILLTLFISLLTFARPNKMNCLACTPTNTWKISDVDFKRMNPVNYAYTRCIHFWEEIFPIERIMPPYVRAHISKQVEEPKPVTSLHGDDPTDETIHDKSFSYLNKTDYENYIFNLIDRGSKLSHFPGVKGGH, from the exons ATGATCAAGAGGGAGCACCCCGAAAAACGGGAAAGGGCCCCCAATGAGCCCGCCTACacagaaagaaagaaaaaaaaaaggcgacaAAAGTTCAACTCCTCAGGAGGTAAATATCCAAACGATTTAAAAAGTAGCCTCTACAATATGTGCCTCAATTTTGCATACAGTGATATCTATCAAGACTACATAAACAGATTAAGTCTAAATTGCCAAAACAATTGCGATTACGACCAAATAAGGAGAAGCCCTTTTATCCCCAGGGAGGATTTTTTCAAGTATtataatttccccctttacgACAACAACTTTGAGTTAGAATCAGAACAATTCTATGAAGATgaaatttggaaaaactCCGATGATGATGTTAGCGGTGTGGAGGAGGTGGGGAAGTACGTTTTGGAGAGATACGACGCGTGGAGGTATAAGGCCAGGACCAGTCGAATAAAGAACATCATCCTGGGGATGCCCGATCGTAAAGGGGTTGTCCTACcaggggggggtggcggtgGTGATAGTGCTGCTCACCGAAGAGACGACCACGATGACGATGGCGATGATTGCGACGACGATGGCGCAGCCTCAACATCGTACGCCTCCCAACTCTTCCGAGTTATCAgtcaaaggaaaaattgcaacCCGGGGGCTGACAACCACCGCGGCAGTGGCGACAGCAGGGTGGTCAAATTTCAGAGGAGGAATGAAATGCTAAGCGAATCGATCAGGGGATACACCCACGGAGGAGAGAGAAAGAGCTGCCTCGAAAAGGTGAAGAGACAAGTTCTCTCATTTTGCAACAAAGTGTATGACGCGAGGGACCCCTCCTTCATGTCCAGCTtgaacatttattttttgaactACCACGATATTGgcaagagaaaaataaagaacgCTGGTAATGAGGACTACATATGCATGGTGCAGAATTTGGCGGAGGCGCAGGCGGACCCCCTCGTTGGCAGGTATTACAAGGGCGTCCACATGGTGCAGGGGCAGGAGCAGGTGCAGCAAGCGCAGAAGCAGATGGCTCAGCATCGCGAGACGCACCCCCACGAGTGCGTCCTCACCGCACCGGGGGGAAGTCACTTCAAAGAAGAAGACCCACTGCACGGACAGGCGAAGCACAGTGTGGACGAACTGGCAGACGTGCAACAAGAGAAATGGCCGCAAAGTagccaaaaaggagaaaacgaaACGGGTAGCGCACCCTCGAATGGGCTCAGTGAACAGCACGGGTTGGAACTCGAAGGGGATAGAAATGGAAGAAGGGGTGACAAAAAAGTGCGGTTAAGCGGAAATTGGGATGAAGCGGCCAAATCGGGAGAGCCCAAACGGAGTGCcagcaaaaatatgaaacGACTATGTTCAGAAGaaattgaaatatattttaaaaaagttttaaaaaacgaaattatAAACTTTAatcaaaaaagaattaataaGCGAGACAGATGGAATTCGCTATGCCAGTTTGTCTGTTCCTGCATAGGAGCGTCGCTCACCGCTCAGTGCTACGTAGACTTGCCGCCAATCAGCTCCTCCCTTGATTATGCCCTTCTGTTGTTACTGCTCCTCTTTTGCTACCTATTTATCGGTCTGCCAATTCTTCAAATGGAATATGCCCTCGGTCAACTATCGCAAGGGTGCATAATCAATGGCttaagctttttaaaaaaaaaatacagaggGGTGGCAATCGCTTCGTTGCTCATATCCTTTTGCGTACTATCGAGAGGTGTTAACGACGCGGTGGACACTGCCATTGTTGTTGTCTCCTCGGTGAGAAAACCTTTGCCTTGGAATTTGAACCAGAACCAATGTGAGGGGATCCCACTCAGGGGGGACTGCCTCCGGAAGGGGGAATGCATATGGGTGACGGCTAGCACCGGAAGGAATGACGCCCTTGGGGGGCATCCCCCCGAAAGGTTATTCTATCCGGGCCAACAATTCAACATTTTAAACGCACAAATGAGGAGTAAACGGAACCGGTCCATGCTGAGTGAAATTCAACCGAAGGGGGATCACTGCACATCTGATGGTACCTCTGAGTGGCACCGTTTCTTCTCCAAAGACGTAAAATTGGTTTGGAAAATCGGGGCGCTCTTCCTAATTACACTCACTTTGTATTTCCTGCTGAGGGTGGAGGGCATGTGTCTAACTCAGTGCCTGCAGTATAcattcttcctcttcttctttgtagcgctttttcaaatttttgttctttcctGCGAATTGAAGTCTACCAGTAGGGTTGCCATCAGCGAGGAGGGGACCCACCCGATAGACGGGCACACCAACGGCAGTATCTTCTTCAGCACcgactattttttttacctaaaTTTCGAAGTAATAGCAAAGGTATGTACCCTCGTGTTGGTGTCTCTAAATTGCAGCACAGGAGTTAACTACCTCTTTTCTTCCTACAGTAATGTTGGGGATAACCTCTTTGCATCTGCGTGGTACGTCGTGTTGGGCTCCTTCATCGGGGTAGCCACACACATGGCACATTACTACGTGTGTGTGCAACTGTTGAGTAGCGTTCCCACTGGGAGAGGAACTTTGGAGGTAATGATGCCACCAACTTGTGGTGGATCCCCTAACAGCATTTGCTCTCTTCCCGATTTGTTTTCTAAAAGGGGAGACCCAATTAACAATTTCATCGTTTATATGGCTTCCCTATCGAGAGTGAACTTCCAAAATATGATGAGCTTCACCTACTTCCTGTGTTCCTTGCTGGCCTTGCTCACCTCCTCTGCTCTCCACTTGAAGGGGATAATACTCGTGCTGAAGGAGAGTAGAAAGTTTAAAGGCATCAAAAAGAAGGTGATCACCCTGTTTGTAATTGTGGGGTATTGCCTTTTGGGGCTTCTATATTTATCCCCCTTTGGGCACAACGCAAATTTGATTATGAA cGCCAATTTGAAAGGCAGCCTGAGGGAGAAGCTCTACTGGTTGTACTTCTTTAACGTGGACACCTTGCGGACCAggctgaacaaaattttgcatGGAAGAAGGAGGTCATACGATttagcaaaaggggaagagcaCCCCTTTGCcgttttcctcttccaaaAATTGACAATTCATTGGTGTTTCTTAATGAAGTTTTTCATCCCCCAGATTTTACTCACCATCGTTTTGAGCAACGTCCTCTACAATGTGCATCTCTGCCTCCACAGGGGGGTCAAACTTGTGGGGCTTCACTCCCCTAATCAGTATGGACTCTTCGCACAGGGAGAGTCAGCTGCCCATTCATACCTACGGAGCTCCTCAAATGGTGAAGGTGAATCTGCCAATTTGGGGGCCTTTTCAAGGGGAGTTCCAGCCGCGGTGGGGATaacccccaaagggggagtcACCTTCGAGGGGACATACCAAGATGTACTCACAAAAACCGCATCAATGGGAGGAGCACACACTATGAAGGATACAAAACGGGAGAGCTCTTTTGGGGGCTGCGTTCACCTCATCGGGGCCATTGCAGCCATATTGCTCACCCTCTTCATTTCGCTCCTCACCTTTGCAAGGccaaacaaaatgaactgcCTCGCGTGTACCCCCACCAACACCTGGAAGATTAGCGATGTGGACTTTAAGCGAATGAACCCTGTGAACTATGCCTACACAAGGTGCATACACTTTTGGGAGGAAATTTTCCCCATCGAGAGAATTATGCCTCCCTATGTCCGGGCGCACATAAGCAAGCAGGTAGAGGAGCCCAAACCAGTTACATCTTTACACGGGGATGACCCAACGGACGAAACGATACATGACAAGAGCTTTTCTTATTTAAACAAAACTGactatgaaaattatatctTCAATTTAATCGACCGGGGATCCAAATTGAGCCACTTTCCGGGCGTAAAAGGGGGGCACTAG
- a CDS encoding hypothetical protein, conserved (encoded by transcript PVX_092235A), with translation MANRTDVSAIKIFGSNPQYLISNIIRSKIYESPYWKEKCFALTSESIIDQAVNLKYVGGTYGGNRKPTRFLCLVLKLLQIQPDKDIIYEYIKNEEFIYLRALGIFYLRLIGKSLEIYQHLEPILFDYRKMRIRLQNGTFEKMYMDVFVDNCLVMNNFLDVDFPSLTKRQVLEDNDLLEKVNLDYYKELLNIPSDNELFEKQAEGGGEKRRGGGNTPSSGYESGGVGHVERGKRKERNGFWERGRRGSSRDRGRDRSYSRERDRDRGRDRSYSRDRDRTQRRDRDRGRDRRYSRERHRERTKRRENKLTEHRGHKKKRPSSEGRRSYSASESAETRRREKKRRRAGEESDSDEEKRKKKEKREKERKKKKRQEKDHSDVEESNKDALSVERWNKIRKDLGMKPLK, from the exons ATGGCCAACCGAACGGACGTGAGCGCCATCAAAATCTTTGGCTCCAATCCGCAGTACTTAATATCGAATATTATACGCAGCAAAATATATGAGAGCCCCTACTGGAAGGAGAAGTGCTTTGCCCTGACGT ccGAATCGATCATCGACCAGGCGGTGAACCTGAAGTACGTTGGAGGAACCTACGGGGGAAACCGAAAGCCAACCCGGTTCCTCTGCTTAGTCCTGAAATTGCTGCAAATACAGCCAGACAAAGATATAATCTAcgagtacataaaaaatgaagaattcatttatttaagaGCTCTGGGTATTTTCTACCTTAGACTGATAGGAAAGAGCCTAGAAATTTACCAGCACTTAGAACCCATTTTATTTGATTACAGGAAAATGAGAATCCGGTTGCAGAATGGCACCTTCGAGAAAATGTACATGGATGTGTTCGTGGACAACTGTTTAGTTATGAATAACTTTTTGGACGTTGATTTTCCGAGCCTTACGAAGAGACAGGTATTGGAAGATAATGATTTGCTAGAGAAGGTTAATTTGGACTACTATAAAGAGTTGCTAAACATTCCCTCGGACAATGAACTGTTTGAGAAGCAAGCagagggagggggggagaagaggcGGGGAGGAGGTAACACCCCCAGTAGTGGCTACGAATCGGGGGGGGTTGGCCATGTAGAGAGGggcaaaaggaaagagagAAATGGGTTCTGGGAGAGAGGCAGGCGCGGGAGCAGTAGAGACAGAGGTAGAGATAGGAGCTACTCCCGCGAGCGCGATCGGGACAGGGGTAGGGACCGGAGCTACTCCCGCGATAGGGATAGAACCCAACGCCGCGATCGGGACAGGGGTAGAGACCGGAGATACTCCCGCGAGCGCCATAGGGAGAGAACAAAACGGAGAGAAAACAAACTAACTGAACACcgggggcacaaaaaaaaaagaccctCCTCAGAAGGGCGAAGGAGCTACTCTGCGAGTGAATCGGCAGAGACTCgcaggagggagaagaagaggcgACGCGCAGGTGAAGAAAGCGACTCGGATGaagagaagaggaagaaaaaggaaaagcgggaaaaagagaggaagaaaaaaaaaaggcaggaAAAGGACCATTCTGATGTTGAGGAAAGTAACAAGGATGCACTGTCCGTAGAACGATGGAACAAAATCAGGAAGGACTTAGGCATGAAGCCGCTCAAGTGA
- a CDS encoding 50S ribosomal protein L2, putative (encoded by transcript PVX_092240A), translated as MYSPNVKRNIPEYIDFETFFPKKEIKPDVLTAFTMAKQQRLEKLLENNPLVLYKGRVMKNLSCPRIKNSGRNNVGKITTRHRGGGHVQRLRFIDFKRSRKDIYSTVLRIEYDPSRSAHIALVQYEDGVLSYILAPLLLRPGDKIIASKYANINPGNSLPLKNIPVGSIIHNLEMRPGAGGQLIRAAGTYATVLSKDSQYATIKLKSTEIRKFPLECWATIGQVSNLERHMRILGKAGVNRWLGKRPVVRGVAMNPSKHPHGGGTSKKHTKRPKCSLWGKCRDGFKTRSKKKPLGLIIRRNICGRLQKKYGVTV; from the coding sequence ATGTACTCTCCAAATGTGAAGAGGAACATACCGGAGTACATCGATTTTGAAACGTTTTTCCCGAAGAAGGAAATCAAGCCAGATGTCTTGACCGCCTTCACGATGGCCAAGCAACAGAGGCTAGAAAAACTTCTGGAAAATAACCCCCTAGTATTGTACAAAGGGAGagtaatgaaaaatttatcaTGTCCTAGGATCAAAAATTCAGGGAGAAATAATGTGGGGAAAATTACCACACGACATAGAGGAGGGGGACATGTACAAAGATTACGATTTATAGACTTTAAAAGGTCGCGGAAGGATATCTACAGCACTGTATTGAGGATAGAGTATGACCCTTCTAGAAGTGCACACATAGCGTTAGTTCAGTATGAGGATGGGGTACTGTCTTACATTTtggctccccttttgttaaGGCCTGGGGATAAAATCATTGCAAgtaaatatgcaaatattaACCCTGGGAATTCGCTACCTTTGAAGAACATCCCCGTGGGGAGCATCATTCACAATTTGGAAATGAGACCAGGGGCTGGTGGCCAATTAATACGAGCAGCTGGTACTTACGCCACTGTACTGAGTAAGGACAGCCAATACGCCACAATAAAGTTGAAGTCAACAGAAATTCGAAAATTCCCTCTCGAATGTTGGGCGACTATTGGTCAGGTCTCCAACCTGGAAAGACATATGCGCATTTTAGGCAAAGCGGGAGTCAACAGGTGGCTTGGCAAAAGACCAGTCGTCAGGGGAGTTGCCATGAACCCTTCCAAACATCCGCATGGAGGAGGCACAAGTAAGAAACATACCAAAAGACCAAAGTGCTCTCTCTGGGGGAAATGCAGAGATGGGTTTAAGACACGCAGTAAGAAGAAGCCACTCGGGTTAATCATCAGGAGGAATATTTGTGGCCGCTTGCAGAAGAAGTACGGTGTTACTGTGTGA
- a CDS encoding aquaglyceroporin, putative (encoded by transcript PVX_092245A) yields the protein MQVRSCNPMVREFLGEFLGTFVLMFLGEGATANYHTVGNEKDWLRLCIGWSLGVFFGILTAAKLSGAHLNLAVTVGFATIKKFDYKKIPLYFVAQLLGAFSATASVYGLYYGFVKDNKIPKCPWETGRNEVIGIPSAIMHELVLTGILLLVILLVVDENVCGHFNVLKLSSVVGLTILCIGLSFGGNTGFALNPSRDLGARLLSLAAYGSDAFTKDKCYFFIPLIAPIVGSVIFCQLYDKLIAPLIEGASTDKGGVEV from the coding sequence ATGCAGGTCCGTTCGTGCAATCCCATGGTGAGGGAGTTCTTGGGAGAATTTTTGGGGACATTTGTGCTTATGTTCCTGGGGGAAGGTGCCACAGCAAATTATCACACGGTGGGAAATGAGAAGGATTGGCTTCGACTATGTATAGGATGGAGTTTGGGGGTATTTTTTGGCATCCTGACAGCGGCCAAATTAAGTGGTGCACATTTGAATTTAGCAGTAACGGTAGGTTTTGCCaccattaaaaaatttgattataAGAAAATACCACTATATTTTGTTGCGCAACTTTTGGGGGCATTTTCAGCAACGGCCTCCGTCTATGGATTATACTATGGCTTTGTCAAAGATAACAAAATCCCAAAGTGTCCGTGGGAAACAGGGAGAAACGAAGTTATAGGCATTCCCAGTGCCATTATGCACGAATTAGTACTAACAGGCATTTTACTTCTGGTGATATTACTAGTGGTTGACGAAAACGTATGTGGACACTTTAACGTTTTAAAACTCAGTTCCGTAGTTGGATTGACCATCTTATGCATAGGTTTAAGCTTTGGTGGGAATACCGGATTTGCCCTTAACCCCTCACGAGATTTAGGCGCCAGATTACTTTCCCTAGCAGCCTACGGATCCGATGCCTTCACAAAAGATAAgtgttacttttttattccccttaTAGCCCCAATTGTTGGCTCCGTAATTTTTTGCCAGCTTTACGACAAGCTAATTGCTCCCCTAATTGAAGGGGCCAGCACGGATAAAGGCGGCGTGGAGGTGTAA